The following nucleotide sequence is from Acyrthosiphon pisum isolate AL4f chromosome A2, pea_aphid_22Mar2018_4r6ur, whole genome shotgun sequence.
tttctaaattaaaaatatacaatatattacataaactaataactattagataaatattaaatacctatacaattatataatcaaaggtgtatttttttttttttaatattaatgcaaatgaattattaattttaatcttaaaaactGATAATTGTTGTGTAAGACATGAAAGATTTTTATAgccttattaatatatataacttaagcttaaatttatagaaacacatgttcaataaaaaaaaacttaactaaAGTTAcagaaaacaaaattgaatttaaaattattttaattaactatatgcaaaaaacaattattataataaaattatttaactatacttaCATCTCCTGAACCCATTACTGCAATTGGTGTTTCTCCTGTGACTAGAGCCACTTCATGTTCAATTAAATAGAACATGTACTCATCATAGAGCAGGCGAATTAGGTGAAACGATCCAAAACTAGCAGCTGAACGTAAAGTCAAATCACGTATTACCattgaactataaaaataacaaaagtatgaatgtaaattattcataaaaaatacaagtctaatttaatttttgaaaaatcttattaattattatttacctataaaatgaccattttaataaaaactgccTAGCTTCTTTTGTGAAATTAGGTGTATCACGATATTGCTTCAAACAATTATCCACAACACTTTTTAACCACGTTGCCCATTCTTCTAAAGAATTTTGTTGTTGTAAAGTATGCTTAAAATCCGCCTCCAATTGTTGGACCAATGTCGAGTCACATTGGCACACCCAAGAAGCCTTTTTAGAGAAAaccaaataattgatttaatatattttagaatataaaatttcaaaatctctTACTTGTTCTTGTACATTACGGAAGTCCACACGATTCAAATCAGTAAGCATTTGATTTATTTGGGTATAATTTTGAAGGACAGCTCTCGCTGCTTGGGCAAGATGATTAAGCGAAGTGTACCTGCGTAAGGTTTGTGCAAAGGCACTAACAGCAGTTacctaaaattatgaattataataataacaatgaatgattaaataaaaattatatgaaaataataacttttattgagaTCATTTCTTCTGGGCACCCTTGCATTGCAGATATAAGCCATGACTCTAAGCCTTTGGAAAAATTTCTAATGGCTTGTGTTAATGTGcctgtacataatttattaaaagttatatctttaattacaaaaacataaaatatacataccagGAACAGGCCGAAGAACATCTGGAATTAAAACTTTCACTAAGTTTtgataaaatagaaaatcaacAGTTTTTACAAATAGTTGCAATGTTTTGCACTTtgacaatgaatataatttttctttagataaatatttttcttcttcgCATTCATCATTATTGTTGTCTTGACTACGCCAAAATTCACGCCAAAGTGACTCAATAGTCCCAAATTCTAAGTTCAATATGGCACCTAAAAACGCCTACAaaagcaatattatttaaataaaatgaataagtttcaaactaaaaacaattaagtaCTTCATAATGTTCACGATACAAATTTTTGAAAGTATCTACATCTTCTAAAGTACAATTATCATCCAATTGTAtttcatctaaaataatatcaggAAATTCTGGTACAGCATTTGCACCATCACCTAAATATTCTTGGTTTTGTGCTTGAGGAGAAGATGGAATACTGTTTTGAGAACAATTTGCAGAATCTGAACTGTTGGTGGTGTATTGATTACAGTTTCTCTCTTCAGTTTTAatgaacttaatttttttcgagCTACTACTTTGATTTGTTCGCCCTGGTAGGTTTTCTTCAGAGGAAAAGTCATTTAATAATGAACTTGCCTTAATTCTAATGCCATAATAGTGATACTTGGAATTTCCACTAATAAAAAAGTGTTGGTTAAATAAATgagataatgtaataatatacttcaaaaCAGCAAAATACCGGGTTCCTAGGCGCCTTGTACGTAATCCCATAAACACAGATCGGATAAGTTTACCAAATGATGCTGCATTTACAGGATCAATTTTAGTTTCCGAGCAATGTGTTAAGTAATGATTATATAACGTTGATCGAGGTAACGACACCCCTTCAGCCATTTCATAATTTTCCATCAGCCAGTTGaccttttataacaatatattattaagttatttattattctaaataaaatgttgCAACTGCTTACAGTTGCAGGAGAAATTCTATTTGCGTGCATAAGACCGGAGTTTTGCATTCCTCCATCTGACTCGACACCATTCAGTTGATCTATACTTGGGTTTGTTGAACCAGTCTCAGTAGCATTCACTGTAAGATATGACACatcctaaaataatagttaagtattaataaacataaatagtaataagttgaatgcaacaatttataaaaatataggcaATGTAAAACAAAACACACTGAGGCAcattaatatcaaaactattatACCGAAGATATAACGGAATTCGGGCTGTCTCTTTGAGCAGTAGCAATAATAGTATGATCATTGTCAACATtctgttgtataatataggttccATTACCTATAATTTGTGCCTGACATGTTGGTTGACCTAAGGTGTTTGTAACCTTTAACATTTTGAAcatgttttaatttcaatatgttattatagtaatataattaaaattaactaaacagAGTGATCCAGAAAGTCCTGACCAATCATTCAacagactttaaaaaaaatttaaaacggaaGAAAACCTCGTTCttctatactattatttagaaatatgatTGATGAGGATTTTTTGGATAATTCTGTaaatcaaaatcatgaaaatttcataacaattataaaccagaatttatataaatatttacttgagAATAAGAATTTGTGCTTGGAGTGTAATAATGAGTTTGACCAGTCTGATACATTGTTCCGCTCTCTCCCACAGTATAAACTGGGTACGccctgaaaataaaattaatataaatatttatattaaaataaataataacaaatttacattTGTCCATTTGTGAAAATTGCTTGTTCACCAGTTCCTTCAACATACTGTACATAAGTAGAATGGCCAACATCATCAGAACCGACAGACTCTGTTTCGGGAACTAAACAGAAAACaaacaattaggtatttatgatataatatagaaacaataaattaactgttaaatgtttaacaaaataataattgaaagaaATCAAGCTAAAATAAACAAAGGAGCCACAAAGACTCCACATACCATTATGATTATACTAATGAATGTTTAGTATGAATATTGACACAAATTAATGTTATGTTACAAGAGACATGGCTTATACTTTTGTGAAAATTCCGTCACCAGTATGAGGAGCCTTTTAagcaaaatataaagttttatatcAGAAAGTTTATATGAAATAGTAATGAAATTAAGAAAATACAAACtagacaattttaattcaaaaaatttgaaatgaaaattaaaacaaatgtttccCTGAGTCTTACCCAACGTTGGTACAGGTGTAAGGGAAGTGTAAGATCGTCCTTGAGTCCCTTCTTAATGGTAAGcgtgtaattttataatcacgataaatgataatatgcattttatatgaaaaatggaGAACTAATATTGCACAAGGTTAAGATAAAAATTCTCCATTATTTCATAATtggtattaatataacaattttgttaaaCTTACCTGATGCTGCCACAATATAATGGCCATTATCAACAGTAACCGTAGAAGAAATTCTATCTTTATGATCTAGGTGATCATCATCCATTGATTTATCAGATCCATCATCATGAACTGGACTAGTTCCACACAATAAAGCATTTTCAAGTTGTCTATTAGTATTGACGTtctgaaaacataaatatttatatagttctaATGCACATATAACTATAGAAATTAAGTAAGTACCTGGTCAATGGATGTACGTACTACGGAAGTTTGTTGTACTGGTTGCACAACAAGAGTTTGACCAACCCCACCAGCCGTTACAACAGTTATAGTACTTATTTGGGAACCAGTACCTGCTGACCCTTCTAATTTGATTCCACTCCTTACAGAAGTCGCCATGGAATTACCTAAAcccatatttaatttcataattttcttaaaaattcaatttaaagtcaaaaactacaaacaaaataaacacacataatataatgaaaaacaaattaatatttattaaatacttaaacaatttttaataaccaatataatGCAAGACacaggtacttatataaaaaaaaataaattagatttaatCTGTGTTACaagtataaatgattttttttaaatttggttttcatTCATGATCAGAAAATAAaagtactttataatttattgtacgtattttatacatagattttacttacatattaaaaatttgtgattttaattttaaatagtctaaataacaaaaataatagttgttcaagaaaaattaatcaaaacaaaataataacttaaaatacattaatttaaattaagtttttaagtagaataacaataatttaaaaactaaattttataattttaagtaagtactaattatttaggtaaataataaaaatgactacatacatattatggatATCacctattacattataatttaggtgTATATATTAAGTAGTGAACAACAAAAACTTTTTTCCATCACTTAAAATCATATCTCTATTATTAATTGACCATGATATGTTAGAAACTAATAAACATGTACCATCAATAAGCTTTGGTGAAGTCTGTAATTTAGGATTTTGTCCTTcagtccaaaaaaaaattaaatctgtaCCATAAACTACAGACAGTTTGTTTTCTACCCGACACCactgcatttttttaatttttttagataattctACAGCACATATCAATCTATATTTCTCCCAAATACAAAGAAATGTCGAATCTACTTCATAAGTACTCAAATAACTACTATCAAAGCTCCAAGCAATAAAAGAAATTTTTGTTGAAATAGAATTGATAAAGGTTTTTGAAGCATTTGTTTTGATCAATACTCTATCGGATTCTACGAAAAAATCATATTCTTCGCTTAGTGAAGAACGAGATAATTTGAATTCTACATTAAACTCATTAGAAGaagttaatataacaatgttacCCAAGGAACATCCCAAAGCTAGATATTTACTATTTGGCGCCCAACTTACAGTGTTTAATGAAAAACATTCAATTGAACCAATAACATTGCCAGAGAGAAAATCAAGAATTgctaattttttatcattaaaaacacAGAGGAATCGATTATCTGGAGATTTATTTAGACCATTACAAGGTCCTATTATGTCTTGAATGTAAATGACCCTATCTAAACTCCGAGAACTCATCATTAGCAATTTCTCATAGCCATTTATTTTGGAGACCACAAACATATGTGTTCCATTGCTATCGAACACCGCACAAGGCCAAATGGGTTTGGGTATTTCAATGTATACAATGGAATTTTTTGACAAATTGAACACAGCCAAAGCCATATGGAATTCAAGAGTCAGCAAAATGTTGTCGCGACCTATCCATTCGGCAGCCACAAACTTGAAATAGCCACATCTAATGGTGCGTATCCATTTGTCGGCATGCACGTCGTACACTTGTACCACACCTCTGCTTAACTGTGTGCACAGTATAAGATCAGATGTTACGTTCCACCGCAGACTGTCAATGGCATACGAAGCTGTGGCCACGACGTGTGGGCCGGCAAACGGTTGTGTCTTGATGATCAAACGGTTGTAAACGGCAGACGCCACATACCGGCCATCAGTAGAAAACGCGCACGCATCATAGTCTAGTGGTAGTacgttcatttttataaaatggaaCAAAACACTTACTGTTCGATTGTCGGACGACTCTCCCAGAAGCGTTTCATAGGTTTCGATCAGGACGGAACGTCAGTTGTGATGTATCATGTATACCTGTGAATACACACGCATACACACGTACGAGAACGTATACAAGTATAcatatacgcacacacacatacacacacacacacacacacacaaacggtTACTATTGGTTTTTTGTTGTCAGGATAAAACGAATTTTTTTGACTAACGTCAGTTACGTTCGGTTAGTCGTAAACGTCGTGTGTGTACAACGGACTAACCAaacataaatgcattttttgtttatttattattatttttttgtacgttGTTAATCGTTCACCTGAATTGTTGACGGAAAAAGGCGTTCATGGTGACTATGGCTACGGCTTCTCTCCCGTTGCTAGGAGCGGTGTCGGTCACAACAAACGCGCAACAATAAACGATCAATAACAAGATTATAGGAATAGggaacgccgccgccgccgcgtctTGTCTTCGCGGATCGCTAGTCACTACGCCCGACGCGCCACCGACATCGTCGTGTGTGTGCGTAAGCTCTATCCAGTTTGCGCGTGCGCGTGTGCTTCAGACTCTGGCGGTGTGTCGTAGACTCGACCGTAGCTCTGGTGTGGGCGCTGTGACGGTCTTCTTCGTCCGGTCCGCTAGATGATGCGAAATTTCGTATTCTCAATCATTGGTTTCCGATTGTAACGGC
It contains:
- the LOC103308927 gene encoding WD repeat-containing protein WRAP73-like, encoding MNVLPLDYDACAFSTDGRYVASAVYNRLIIKTQPFAGPHVVATASYAIDSLRWNVTSDLILCTQLSRGVVQVYDVHADKWIRTIRCGYFKFVAAEWIGRDNILLTLEFHMALAVFNLSKNSIVYIEIPKPIWPCAVFDSNGTHMFVVSKINGYEKLLMMSSRSLDRVIYIQDIIGPCNGLNKSPDNRFLCVFNDKKLAILDFLSGNVIGSIECFSLNTVSWAPNSKYLALGCSLGNIVILTSSNEFNVEFKLSRSSLSEEYDFFVESDRVLIKTNASKTFINSISTKISFIAWSFDSSYLSTYEVDSTFLCIWEKYRLICAVELSKKIKKMQWCRVENKLSVVYGTDLIFFWTEGQNPKLQTSPKLIDGTCLLVSNISWSINNRDMILSDGKKFLLFTT
- the LOC100159044 gene encoding DNA-binding protein RFX2 isoform X4, translated to MATSVRSGIKLEGSAGTGSQISTITVVTAGGVGQTLVVQPVQQTSVVRTSIDQNVNTNRQLENALLCGTSPVHDDGSDKSMDDDHLDHKDRISSTVTVDNGHYIVAASEGTQGRSYTSLTPVPTLVPETESVGSDDVGHSTYVQYVEGTGEQAIFTNGQMAYPVYTVGESGTMYQTGQTHYYTPSTNSYSQDVSYLTVNATETGSTNPSIDQLNGVESDGGMQNSGLMHANRISPATVNWLMENYEMAEGVSLPRSTLYNHYLTHCSETKIDPVNAASFGKLIRSVFMGLRTRRLGTRGNSKYHYYGIRIKASSLLNDFSSEENLPGRTNQSSSSKKIKFIKTEERNCNQYTTNSSDSANCSQNSIPSSPQAQNQEYLGDGANAVPEFPDIILDEIQLDDNCTLEDVDTFKNLYREHYEAFLGAILNLEFGTIESLWREFWRSQDNNNDECEEEKYLSKEKLYSLSKCKTLQLFVKTVDFLFYQNLVKVLIPDVLRPVPGTLTQAIRNFSKGLESWLISAMQGCPEEMISIKVTAVSAFAQTLRRYTSLNHLAQAARAVLQNYTQINQMLTDLNRVDFRNVQEQASWVCQCDSTLVQQLEADFKHTLQQQNSLEEWATWLKSVVDNCLKQYRDTPNFTKEARQFLLKWSFYSSMVIRDLTLRSAASFGSFHLIRLLYDEYMFYLIEHEVALVTGETPIAVMGSGDKTISTEVLIDYDSTEYTTNCNGKRMKMN
- the LOC100159044 gene encoding DNA-binding protein RFX2 isoform X3, which produces MATSVRSGIKLEGSAGTGSQISTITVVTAGGVGQTLVVQPVQQTSVVRTSIDQNVNTNRQLENALLCGTSPVHDDGSDKSMDDDHLDHKDRISSTVTVDNGHYIVAASVPETESVGSDDVGHSTYVQYVEGTGEQAIFTNGQMAYPVYTVGESGTMYQTGQTHYYTPSTNSYSQVTNTLGQPTCQAQIIGNGTYIIQQNVDNDHTIIATAQRDSPNSVISSDVSYLTVNATETGSTNPSIDQLNGVESDGGMQNSGLMHANRISPATVNWLMENYEMAEGVSLPRSTLYNHYLTHCSETKIDPVNAASFGKLIRSVFMGLRTRRLGTRGNSKYHYYGIRIKASSLLNDFSSEENLPGRTNQSSSSKKIKFIKTEERNCNQYTTNSSDSANCSQNSIPSSPQAQNQEYLGDGANAVPEFPDIILDEIQLDDNCTLEDVDTFKNLYREHYEAFLGAILNLEFGTIESLWREFWRSQDNNNDECEEEKYLSKEKLYSLSKCKTLQLFVKTVDFLFYQNLVKVLIPDVLRPVPGTLTQAIRNFSKGLESWLISAMQGCPEEMISIKVTAVSAFAQTLRRYTSLNHLAQAARAVLQNYTQINQMLTDLNRVDFRNVQEQASWVCQCDSTLVQQLEADFKHTLQQQNSLEEWATWLKSVVDNCLKQYRDTPNFTKEARQFLLKWSFYSSMVIRDLTLRSAASFGSFHLIRLLYDEYMFYLIEHEVALVTGETPIAVMGSGDKTISTEVLIDYDSTEYTTNCNGKRMKMN
- the LOC100159044 gene encoding DNA-binding protein RFX2 isoform X2, which codes for MATSVRSGIKLEGSAGTGSQISTITVVTAGGVGQTLVVQPVQQTSVVRTSIDQNVNTNRQLENALLCGTSPVHDDGSDKSMDDDHLDHKDRISSTVTVDNGHYIVAASGTQGRSYTSLTPVPTLVPETESVGSDDVGHSTYVQYVEGTGEQAIFTNGQMAYPVYTVGESGTMYQTGQTHYYTPSTNSYSQVTNTLGQPTCQAQIIGNGTYIIQQNVDNDHTIIATAQRDSPNSVISSDVSYLTVNATETGSTNPSIDQLNGVESDGGMQNSGLMHANRISPATVNWLMENYEMAEGVSLPRSTLYNHYLTHCSETKIDPVNAASFGKLIRSVFMGLRTRRLGTRGNSKYHYYGIRIKASSLLNDFSSEENLPGRTNQSSSSKKIKFIKTEERNCNQYTTNSSDSANCSQNSIPSSPQAQNQEYLGDGANAVPEFPDIILDEIQLDDNCTLEDVDTFKNLYREHYEAFLGAILNLEFGTIESLWREFWRSQDNNNDECEEEKYLSKEKLYSLSKCKTLQLFVKTVDFLFYQNLVKVLIPDVLRPVPGTLTQAIRNFSKGLESWLISAMQGCPEEMISIKVTAVSAFAQTLRRYTSLNHLAQAARAVLQNYTQINQMLTDLNRVDFRNVQEQASWVCQCDSTLVQQLEADFKHTLQQQNSLEEWATWLKSVVDNCLKQYRDTPNFTKEARQFLLKWSFYSSMVIRDLTLRSAASFGSFHLIRLLYDEYMFYLIEHEVALVTGETPIAVMGSGDKTISTEVLIDYDSTEYTTNCNGKRMKMN
- the LOC100159044 gene encoding DNA-binding protein RFX2 isoform X1, which produces MATSVRSGIKLEGSAGTGSQISTITVVTAGGVGQTLVVQPVQQTSVVRTSIDQNVNTNRQLENALLCGTSPVHDDGSDKSMDDDHLDHKDRISSTVTVDNGHYIVAASEGTQGRSYTSLTPVPTLVPETESVGSDDVGHSTYVQYVEGTGEQAIFTNGQMAYPVYTVGESGTMYQTGQTHYYTPSTNSYSQVTNTLGQPTCQAQIIGNGTYIIQQNVDNDHTIIATAQRDSPNSVISSDVSYLTVNATETGSTNPSIDQLNGVESDGGMQNSGLMHANRISPATVNWLMENYEMAEGVSLPRSTLYNHYLTHCSETKIDPVNAASFGKLIRSVFMGLRTRRLGTRGNSKYHYYGIRIKASSLLNDFSSEENLPGRTNQSSSSKKIKFIKTEERNCNQYTTNSSDSANCSQNSIPSSPQAQNQEYLGDGANAVPEFPDIILDEIQLDDNCTLEDVDTFKNLYREHYEAFLGAILNLEFGTIESLWREFWRSQDNNNDECEEEKYLSKEKLYSLSKCKTLQLFVKTVDFLFYQNLVKVLIPDVLRPVPGTLTQAIRNFSKGLESWLISAMQGCPEEMISIKVTAVSAFAQTLRRYTSLNHLAQAARAVLQNYTQINQMLTDLNRVDFRNVQEQASWVCQCDSTLVQQLEADFKHTLQQQNSLEEWATWLKSVVDNCLKQYRDTPNFTKEARQFLLKWSFYSSMVIRDLTLRSAASFGSFHLIRLLYDEYMFYLIEHEVALVTGETPIAVMGSGDKTISTEVLIDYDSTEYTTNCNGKRMKMN